GCGGAAGATTTTCCGCGCATGGCAGAAGCCGGCACCAAGACGCTCACCCTGCGTCTGTCACAAAAACAGTTCAAGCGGCAGCTATCGCTGGTGCAGTATGCGATGGCCCAGCAGGATATCCGTTATTACCTGAATGGCCTGCTGATCAATGTGCAGGGCAACGAGCTGCGCTTGGTAGCCACTGACGGCCACCGTTTGGCATTCGCCAGTGAAACCATCGAACGCAGCGAACAGGAGCGAGTCGAGGTCATCCTGCCGCGCAAGGCGGTATTGGAGCTGTCACGCCAACTTGCCGACAACGACGAGACTCTGGAGATTTCCCTGACTCCGACACAGGCGCGCTTCACTTTCGGCAACGTCGAATTCGTCAGCAAGCTGATCGACGGCAAGTTCCCCGACTACGAGCGCGTCATCCCGCAGCACCAAGGCAAGATCGTGCGGCTCGGCCGGGCGGCCTTTCAGCACGCCCTGCAGCGTGCTGCCATCCTCACCAATGAGAAGTTTCGCGGCGTGCGGCTCGTGCTCTCGGCTGGCAGCCTGAAGATCATTTCCAGTAACTCGGAAAACGAAGAAGCTCAGGAAGAGCTGGAAATCGATTACGCTGGCGATGGGCTGGATGTCGGCTTCAACGTCACTTACCTGCTCGACGTGCTCAACAACATTGGCAGCGACCTGATCGAGATGCGTCTGGCCGACAGCAATTCCAGCGCCCTGATCACCCTGCCCGAGAACGACCGCTTCAAATATGTCGTGATGCCGATGCGCATCTGACGGTGAGAGATAGATGACGGAACAGGAAACACAAAACAGCGGTTACAACGAGGATTCGATCACCCAGCTCGAATTTCCGGACAACGTGCGGCAGCGGCCGGGCATGTACATCGGCGATACCTCCGATGGCACCGGCTTGCATCACATGGTGTTCGAGGTCGTCGACAATGCCGTCGATGAGGCGCTGGCAGGCTACTGCGATGACATCGTCGTCACCATCCACGCCGACAATTCGATTTCGGTGACCGACAATGGCCGTGGCATTCCGGTCGGTATCAAGTATGACGACAAGCACACGCCGAAGCGTTCCGCAGCGGAGATCGCGCTGACCGGTCTCCATGCCGGCGGCAAGTTCAACCAGAATTCCTACAAGGTTTCCGGCGGCCTGCACGGCGTCGGCGTCTCCTGCGTCAATGCCCTGTCGGAATGGCTGCGCCTGACGGTACGGCGAGATGGCAAGAAGCACTTCATCGAATTTCGCCGCGGTCTGCCCGTCGAGCGCATCATCGAGGTGCAAGACGGCGTCGAAGTCTCGCCGCTGAAAGTGATCGGCGAAACCAAGGGACGCGGCACAGAAGTGCATTTCCTCGCCGATGCGCAGATC
This genomic interval from Sulfuricystis multivorans contains the following:
- the dnaN gene encoding DNA polymerase III subunit beta; translation: MLLYKGPRDQLLVPLQAVCGIVEKRHTLPILSNVLIEKMGERLMLLATDIEMQIRTSTVSSGPEAAAITVAARKLQDILRSLPESSEVSLTLDDKRLQLTAGKSRFSLQTLPAEDFPRMAEAGTKTLTLRLSQKQFKRQLSLVQYAMAQQDIRYYLNGLLINVQGNELRLVATDGHRLAFASETIERSEQERVEVILPRKAVLELSRQLADNDETLEISLTPTQARFTFGNVEFVSKLIDGKFPDYERVIPQHQGKIVRLGRAAFQHALQRAAILTNEKFRGVRLVLSAGSLKIISSNSENEEAQEELEIDYAGDGLDVGFNVTYLLDVLNNIGSDLIEMRLADSNSSALITLPENDRFKYVVMPMRI